A part of Gemmatimonas groenlandica genomic DNA contains:
- a CDS encoding DUF4760 domain-containing protein — MALKEYPDHHDAELVLKLYELRREDVMRDSRTQLIAKFLPTSFEDVIAVTKGDHPLNAAFRQCTSFWEMTYAMARHGVMHADFMMESNGEGLLIFSRIEPWLAEYRAAMNPIAFRNAEWVAKETEMGRLIAERFRKRMQAHLDAAKAATA; from the coding sequence GTGGCCCTCAAGGAATACCCCGACCATCATGATGCGGAGCTGGTGCTCAAGCTGTACGAGCTCCGACGCGAAGATGTGATGCGTGACTCGCGCACCCAGCTGATCGCCAAGTTTCTCCCCACGAGCTTTGAGGACGTCATCGCGGTAACGAAGGGCGATCATCCGCTGAACGCGGCGTTTCGTCAGTGCACGTCGTTCTGGGAGATGACGTACGCGATGGCGCGTCACGGTGTGATGCACGCGGACTTCATGATGGAGAGCAACGGCGAAGGGCTGTTGATCTTCTCGCGTATCGAGCCGTGGCTCGCGGAGTATCGTGCGGCGATGAACCCGATCGCCTTTCGCAACGCCGAGTGGGTGGCGAAGGAAACCGAGATGGGTCGCTTGATCGCCGAGCGATTCCGCAAGCGGATGCAGGCGCACCTCGACGCAGCAAAGGCGGCGACGGCCTAA
- a CDS encoding DUF6174 domain-containing protein, whose product MRLAVALLGLTLLVGGCTDPTGPEEQRLTVAQRRWESTRPASNSYTMQQRVLCFCVTGSTTFQVTVTSGSITRAVNLSSGESLSVTLLTIFRTVDQLFTQAREGLSREGVVQSMAFDATLGYPTTLSLDPVRGAIDDEVTYITSNVAPLAP is encoded by the coding sequence ATGCGGCTGGCGGTCGCGCTCCTCGGGCTCACGCTGCTGGTTGGTGGGTGTACTGATCCCACCGGCCCAGAGGAGCAGCGGCTGACGGTGGCCCAGCGACGGTGGGAAAGCACGCGCCCAGCGTCGAACAGCTATACGATGCAGCAGCGAGTCCTGTGCTTTTGCGTCACTGGCTCCACAACGTTTCAGGTCACTGTCACTTCAGGATCGATCACGCGCGCGGTCAATCTTTCGTCTGGCGAATCGCTGTCGGTGACGCTGTTGACGATCTTTCGTACGGTCGACCAGCTGTTCACGCAGGCGCGCGAGGGGCTGTCGCGCGAGGGGGTCGTGCAGTCGATGGCGTTCGATGCCACGCTGGGTTATCCGACCACGCTGAGTCTGGATCCCGTCCGCGGCGCGATCGACGATGAGGTTACCTACATCACTTCGAACGTCGCGCCACTCGCGCCGTGA
- a CDS encoding dienelactone hydrolase family protein has protein sequence MTARAMVLAGVPLLMATPPSSKVEPRGRAAVLWMHGFRADALAHAAELERCADLGFIAVGADAVDHGARASAHLAERLRRSTDGALPVMLDVMEATVRELPALIDALVVECGVDRDRVSLVGISMGAFLAYRAVTAGVPLRAVVALLGSPEWPRDTSAHLALSAFGDVALLSITAEYDASVPPHGVFRLHDALSAQLPHAVAQHHHTLQGAGHLTTARQWAEAMQTTLAWLVRHGG, from the coding sequence GTGACCGCGCGAGCGATGGTGCTCGCCGGCGTGCCACTGCTGATGGCGACGCCTCCGTCGTCGAAGGTTGAGCCGCGAGGGCGTGCTGCCGTGCTCTGGATGCACGGGTTTCGTGCCGATGCGCTGGCCCACGCAGCGGAACTGGAGCGCTGTGCGGATCTCGGTTTCATCGCGGTCGGCGCCGATGCGGTCGACCACGGGGCCCGCGCCAGTGCGCATTTGGCCGAGCGGCTGCGGCGCTCGACCGACGGCGCGCTGCCGGTCATGCTCGATGTGATGGAAGCGACGGTACGCGAACTGCCGGCGTTGATCGACGCGCTGGTGGTCGAGTGCGGCGTTGATCGTGACCGGGTCTCCCTCGTGGGGATCTCGATGGGCGCGTTCCTCGCCTATCGCGCGGTCACCGCTGGCGTGCCGCTGCGTGCGGTGGTGGCGCTGCTCGGTTCGCCGGAGTGGCCCCGCGACACCAGCGCGCATTTGGCGCTCTCCGCTTTCGGCGACGTCGCGTTGCTCAGTATCACCGCTGAATACGACGCGAGTGTGCCACCGCACGGCGTGTTTCGTTTACACGACGCGCTGTCTGCGCAGCTACCGCACGCCGTCGCGCAGCACCATCACACGCTGCAGGGCGCCGGGCATCTGACCACGGCGCGCCAATGGGCCGAGGCGATGCAGACAACGTTGGCGTGGCTGGTGCGACACGGCGGGTAG
- a CDS encoding endonuclease/exonuclease/phosphatase family protein yields MRSFLSYPGRRLLGVGMLVAFAACRAASGRPIATGTTVSAPRSAIWLDGHLDDWAGVPVWSQAVNASNAKGPLQSAWATDDAQWWYLSFAVRDSVSHSTMPGTLHLLIDADDNAQTGGTVFDAATGMAGVDVSLDFSRTDKPQGNGIGAGAALRTVSSTTLGEYRSAYDLGVAALPTWSATRFELRISRDGAPDGFARLGKAVRARLVFEASTGAVTALPATRYQFSSAAAPRTNANLVSQIPRKSAGAVRVVQWNVSEGSFRSPANHAKLLAAVQPDVIMLDEAYAETSDSTLSEFFARPELAALGRWRFVYSRSGGRQHTVVATRDRDIRQAESMVRVEYPTGVLDSVRTTAPPAAQHLFDIEATAQLSSTGAWITVDGIETLFVPLDLQSGGFFRSPQDQLRVLQSRAIRAHLQRELASRAPRAALVIAGDFNAIGSFESIQTLQRGLDVDGSDLAISDSWRLGERTLVTWTDPKVGQFLPGRLDLTLFSDAAFERTGGFALSSVDLTSAYATSLGLTQETSARTADHLIMVTDLRRKR; encoded by the coding sequence ATGCGCTCATTCCTGTCGTACCCCGGCCGACGCCTGCTCGGGGTCGGTATGCTCGTTGCCTTCGCGGCGTGTCGCGCCGCATCCGGTCGACCGATCGCGACGGGCACCACCGTGTCCGCTCCCCGTTCGGCTATCTGGTTGGACGGCCACCTCGACGACTGGGCCGGCGTTCCGGTTTGGTCGCAAGCGGTGAACGCCTCGAATGCGAAGGGACCGTTGCAGAGCGCGTGGGCCACCGACGACGCGCAATGGTGGTACCTGTCGTTTGCAGTGCGTGACAGCGTGAGCCACTCTACGATGCCGGGCACGCTGCATCTGCTCATCGACGCCGACGACAACGCGCAAACCGGCGGCACGGTGTTCGACGCCGCAACGGGAATGGCTGGCGTCGACGTCTCGCTCGATTTCTCGCGCACCGACAAGCCACAGGGTAACGGTATCGGGGCCGGCGCGGCACTGCGCACGGTTTCCAGCACCACCCTCGGCGAGTACCGCAGTGCCTATGACCTGGGTGTGGCCGCACTCCCCACGTGGAGTGCGACACGCTTCGAGCTGCGCATTTCTCGCGACGGCGCGCCCGACGGCTTCGCACGTCTCGGGAAGGCGGTGCGTGCGCGACTGGTGTTCGAGGCATCGACAGGCGCGGTGACCGCGCTTCCAGCGACCCGCTATCAGTTCTCCTCGGCAGCCGCCCCACGCACGAACGCCAACCTTGTGTCGCAGATTCCGCGCAAGTCCGCTGGCGCCGTACGCGTCGTACAGTGGAACGTGTCCGAAGGATCGTTCCGCTCGCCGGCGAATCACGCCAAACTGTTGGCCGCCGTACAGCCCGATGTAATCATGCTCGACGAGGCGTATGCCGAAACGTCGGACTCCACGTTGAGCGAGTTCTTCGCGCGTCCGGAGTTGGCCGCGCTCGGGCGCTGGCGTTTCGTGTATTCGCGTAGTGGCGGCCGACAGCATACCGTGGTCGCCACGCGTGATCGCGATATCCGTCAGGCCGAGTCGATGGTGCGGGTGGAGTACCCCACCGGTGTGCTCGACAGCGTGCGCACGACGGCGCCGCCTGCCGCGCAGCATCTGTTCGATATCGAAGCGACGGCGCAGCTCTCGAGTACCGGCGCGTGGATCACCGTCGATGGCATTGAGACGCTGTTCGTGCCGCTCGACTTACAGAGCGGCGGATTCTTTCGCAGTCCACAAGACCAGCTGCGTGTGCTGCAGAGTCGTGCCATTCGCGCTCATCTGCAGCGCGAACTCGCCTCGCGTGCACCGCGCGCCGCGTTGGTGATTGCCGGCGACTTCAACGCCATCGGATCGTTCGAATCGATTCAGACGTTGCAGCGGGGGCTCGATGTCGACGGGTCGGACCTTGCGATAAGCGACTCATGGCGGCTCGGCGAACGCACGCTAGTGACGTGGACCGACCCGAAAGTTGGTCAGTTTCTCCCCGGGCGTCTCGATCTCACGCTGTTCTCCGACGCGGCGTTCGAGCGCACGGGTGGCTTTGCGTTGTCGAGTGTCGATCTCACGTCCGCGTACGCCACGTCACTCGGCCTGACACAGGAGACATCCGCGCGCACCGCGGACCACCTGATCATGGTGACCGACCTACGGCGCAAGCGGTAG
- a CDS encoding ABC transporter ATP-binding protein, with protein sequence MARPRQSPPPIKSFRERLGALRHVGPLFLLVWGTSAPLTIATIGIRLIRSLLPVSTLYVGKLIIDEVIRTAALPGHPDTWSAWVASGLLDRTMQLILLEFALAIGADALSRGGSLVDRILGIKFSISTTIRLMEHSATLDLEQFEDSEVQDRLERARTQTFQGLGVMGQVFGQVQTLITIISFAAGLVVYAPWLIVLLLVALVPAFVGEAHFNALEYALQWSRTQQRRLLEYLRQTGASVETAKEVKIFGLNRFLIDRFRDISLDTYRANRALAIKREGTMGLLTAIGTAGYYTAYGYIAWRTLTGQFSIGDLTFLAGSFRRLGDLLASLLVGFSSTASQALYLDDLFSFFTITSRIHSPEHPRDVPRPIAIGFEFQDVGFQYPGTERWAVRHLSFTLHAGETLALVGENGAGKTTIVKLLARLYEPTEGRILLDGHDLREYDLDALRANVGVIFQDFVRYSLTAGENIAVGRIDEREDKARIVQSAEQSLAAEMIARLPATYDQPIGKRFSTGVELSGGEWQKLAIARAYMRDAQLLVLDEPTAALDARAEFEVFQRFKALSAGRTSMLISHRFSSVRMADRILVLNEGTVDSMGTHEELLARKGRYAELFELQAQGYR encoded by the coding sequence ATGGCCCGACCGAGACAGTCCCCACCACCAATCAAGTCGTTCCGCGAACGGCTTGGCGCGCTCCGGCATGTCGGGCCGCTGTTCCTGCTGGTGTGGGGCACCAGCGCGCCGCTCACGATCGCCACCATCGGCATCCGGCTCATCCGCTCGCTGCTGCCGGTAAGTACGCTGTATGTAGGCAAGCTGATCATCGACGAAGTGATCCGCACGGCAGCGCTGCCGGGGCATCCGGACACGTGGAGCGCCTGGGTGGCCAGCGGACTGCTGGATCGCACGATGCAGCTCATCCTGCTCGAGTTCGCGCTGGCGATCGGCGCTGATGCGCTCTCGCGCGGCGGATCGCTTGTGGATCGCATTCTCGGCATCAAGTTCTCGATCAGTACCACGATCCGCCTCATGGAGCATTCGGCTACGCTCGATCTCGAACAGTTCGAGGACAGCGAGGTGCAGGACCGTCTGGAGCGGGCGCGCACGCAGACGTTTCAGGGACTCGGTGTGATGGGGCAGGTGTTCGGTCAGGTACAGACGCTGATCACCATCATCAGCTTCGCGGCCGGGCTCGTGGTGTACGCGCCGTGGCTGATCGTGCTGCTGCTGGTCGCGTTGGTGCCGGCGTTTGTGGGCGAGGCGCACTTCAATGCGCTCGAGTACGCGCTGCAATGGTCGCGCACGCAGCAGCGTCGGCTGCTGGAGTATCTGCGACAGACCGGTGCGAGCGTGGAAACGGCCAAGGAAGTGAAGATTTTCGGGCTCAACCGATTTCTGATCGACCGCTTCCGCGACATCTCGCTCGATACGTACCGGGCTAATCGCGCCCTCGCGATCAAGCGCGAAGGCACGATGGGACTGCTCACCGCGATCGGTACCGCCGGTTACTACACGGCGTACGGGTACATCGCGTGGCGCACGCTCACCGGCCAGTTCAGCATCGGCGATCTCACCTTCCTGGCCGGTTCGTTCCGTCGGCTCGGTGATTTGCTGGCGAGCTTGCTGGTGGGATTCTCGAGCACGGCCAGTCAGGCGCTGTATCTCGACGATCTCTTCTCGTTCTTCACGATCACGTCGCGCATTCACTCACCGGAGCATCCACGCGATGTGCCGAGGCCGATCGCCATCGGCTTCGAGTTTCAGGACGTCGGCTTTCAGTATCCCGGCACCGAGCGATGGGCCGTGCGCCATTTGTCGTTCACGCTGCACGCCGGTGAAACGTTGGCGTTGGTGGGTGAGAACGGTGCCGGTAAGACCACGATCGTGAAGCTGTTGGCGCGCCTGTACGAGCCCACCGAAGGACGCATTCTGCTGGACGGACACGACCTGCGGGAGTACGACCTCGATGCGCTGCGCGCGAACGTGGGCGTGATCTTCCAGGACTTCGTACGCTACAGTCTCACGGCCGGTGAGAATATCGCCGTCGGTCGGATCGATGAACGCGAGGACAAAGCACGCATCGTGCAGTCGGCCGAGCAGAGCCTGGCGGCGGAGATGATCGCGCGGCTGCCGGCCACGTATGATCAGCCCATCGGCAAGCGATTCTCCACCGGCGTGGAATTGTCAGGCGGCGAGTGGCAGAAGCTGGCGATCGCCCGCGCGTACATGCGCGACGCCCAGTTGCTCGTGCTCGACGAACCCACCGCCGCGCTCGACGCGCGCGCGGAGTTCGAGGTGTTCCAGCGCTTCAAGGCGTTGAGCGCGGGGCGCACGAGCATGCTGATTTCGCATCGCTTCTCGAGCGTGCGTATGGCCGATCGCATTCTCGTGCTGAACGAAGGCACAGTGGATTCGATGGGCACGCACGAAGAGCTGCTGGCGCGGAAGGGGCGATATGCGGAGCTGTTCGAGCTGCAGGCGCAGGGGTACCGGTAG
- a CDS encoding TlpA family protein disulfide reductase produces the protein MAFRSSDLPRLKRLLARFHWTTWFMLALGIWALPRLLPHVGALVNVTARDRSTPVFTVRTLADSVIASPSLRGRVVLVNVWATWCLPCRAEMPLLEATWNRHKAAGLVVLGASVDKGDPQSVRDFISERGISYPIAIVGPDVIGELGGVRGYPTSILIGRDGRVRHRVMGPIGPLTLEPAIRRALAERLTTPNFDSQLKTHVSGGL, from the coding sequence ATGGCGTTCCGCTCCTCCGATCTACCCCGCCTCAAGCGGCTGCTCGCCAGATTCCACTGGACCACGTGGTTCATGCTGGCCCTCGGCATCTGGGCCTTGCCGCGCCTGCTGCCGCATGTGGGCGCGCTCGTGAATGTCACCGCGCGCGACCGCAGCACGCCGGTGTTTACGGTGCGCACGCTGGCCGACTCCGTGATTGCGTCGCCGTCGCTGCGTGGGCGCGTCGTGCTGGTGAATGTGTGGGCGACGTGGTGCCTGCCGTGTCGAGCGGAAATGCCGCTGCTCGAGGCCACCTGGAACCGGCACAAGGCGGCCGGGCTCGTGGTGCTCGGGGCGTCGGTCGACAAAGGCGATCCGCAGTCGGTTCGTGATTTCATCAGCGAACGCGGGATCAGCTATCCGATCGCCATCGTCGGCCCCGATGTGATCGGCGAACTGGGCGGCGTGCGCGGATATCCTACGTCGATTCTCATCGGGCGCGACGGCCGCGTGCGACATCGCGTGATGGGGCCGATTGGACCGCTGACGCTGGAGCCGGCGATCAGAAGAGCGTTGGCGGAGAGACTCACGACCCCAAACTTCGACTCACAACTCAAGACTCACGTGAGTGGTGGGTTATGA
- a CDS encoding VanZ family protein encodes MPATRFRFRRTADFTALRLGRAVLGYLALVTSIITMAPFRFQWTPAHGLTNIWNWSDLVMNVLMFVPFGFVYQLTRPRGAPPDWPRVVILGAALSGTIETLQLFSPTRYTSLLDLATNTAGAALGAWAFTRLARHLEDDTAVQSLALELPLMGLVYQLIPLCWLIGLGSEGGARRIFVLPVAAFAGAILGTVHAAYLAPSRNRSGYQDRRWLVALALGWVIVAVVPGARGDIDLICAGATLTVGIALLRSIATTRDLAASAHRRFELPTLRLVLPLFAAYLALSSLWPLDAVTPTWHWIIALAPAQVELTQPVVYRLLEHVAAFTLAGYVIAEFHGRDARGLREAAPRVAVWAGGISLLLEVARGWYPDTGASVLLWMFTVVAALFGGWLYLLQRDHVRALVERRRLLASLAAAKAGVARAA; translated from the coding sequence ATGCCTGCCACCCGCTTCCGATTCCGGCGCACCGCCGATTTCACCGCCCTCCGGCTCGGCCGGGCGGTCCTCGGCTATCTCGCGCTGGTCACGTCGATCATCACGATGGCGCCCTTTCGCTTTCAGTGGACGCCGGCGCACGGCCTGACCAACATCTGGAACTGGTCAGACCTCGTGATGAACGTGCTGATGTTCGTACCGTTCGGGTTCGTCTATCAGCTCACGCGCCCCCGCGGCGCCCCACCCGACTGGCCGCGCGTGGTCATTTTGGGGGCGGCGCTCAGTGGCACCATCGAGACGTTGCAGCTCTTCTCGCCCACGCGGTACACGTCGCTGCTGGACCTGGCCACCAACACCGCCGGCGCGGCGCTCGGGGCGTGGGCGTTCACCCGTCTGGCCCGTCATCTGGAAGACGACACCGCCGTGCAGTCGCTGGCCCTCGAGCTACCGCTCATGGGGTTGGTATATCAGCTGATCCCCCTCTGCTGGCTGATCGGACTGGGGAGCGAAGGCGGGGCGCGGCGGATCTTCGTGCTGCCGGTGGCCGCGTTCGCCGGGGCGATTCTCGGCACGGTGCACGCGGCGTATCTTGCGCCTTCGCGGAATCGGTCCGGTTATCAGGATCGACGTTGGCTGGTCGCGCTGGCGCTGGGTTGGGTGATCGTGGCGGTGGTGCCCGGTGCGCGCGGTGACATCGACCTGATCTGCGCCGGTGCCACGCTGACCGTCGGCATCGCGCTGCTGCGCAGTATCGCCACCACGCGCGACCTCGCCGCGAGCGCCCATCGTCGATTCGAGCTGCCCACCCTGCGATTGGTACTGCCGCTGTTTGCGGCGTATCTGGCGCTGTCGTCGCTCTGGCCACTCGACGCCGTCACGCCGACGTGGCACTGGATCATCGCCCTCGCGCCGGCGCAGGTAGAGCTCACGCAGCCGGTGGTGTATCGACTGCTCGAACACGTCGCCGCGTTTACTCTGGCGGGTTATGTGATCGCCGAGTTCCACGGACGCGACGCGCGCGGACTGCGTGAAGCCGCACCGCGCGTGGCCGTGTGGGCCGGCGGGATTTCACTGTTGCTGGAAGTGGCGCGGGGATGGTATCCCGACACCGGCGCCAGCGTGCTGCTGTGGATGTTCACCGTCGTCGCCGCGCTCTTCGGCGGCTGGCTGTATCTACTGCAGCGTGATCACGTGCGCGCACTCGTGGAGCGGCGCCGACTACTGGCATCGCTCGCGGCTGCCAAGGCAGGAGTCGCACGGGCGGCGTAG
- a CDS encoding WD40/YVTN/BNR-like repeat-containing protein, with protein sequence MRFPALLTPLACGVLFQTALSPSVASAQAPRAAAGLPALDSTTFAALSWRNIGPFRGGRSVAAVGLPSQPLTYFAGYTGGGLWRTDDAGNNWRNISDGFFKTGSVGAIAVAPSDENVIYVGMGEHAIRGQSSTYGDGMYKSTDQGRTWTHIGLATSRQISAVRVHPSNPDVVYVAVQGDRWKGTSDRGIYRTTDGGKTWTQLLKGENAFSGASDLSMDATNPRILYAAMWDHQRTPWMVRSGGAGSGIWKSVDGGDTWKRSQEGLPKLVGKIGVSVSPANPDRVYAIVEAENGGVFRSDDAGKTWRQQSGDRLIQTRSWYYMNVTADPKNADVVWVMNAPVMKSIDGGRTFANVSATHGDNHQLWINPTNPNYLINANDGGASISLDGGKSWSTQDNQPTSQFYHVAVDDGFPYKLYGGQQDNSSVIIQSQSDGGSIGIREWNEGPGCESANMGVSAKNPRYIYGGCYQGLIDEMDATNGLSRTIMPWPEMNLTEPTDKTKYRFNWTAPIEVSMHDDKVVYHGGNVLFKTTTRGQSWTPISGDLTRNDKTRQGWGGGPITNEGAGGEVYATIVVIEESPHDANTMYVGTDDGLIQRTRDGGKTWTNITPASWGDGLVNEIAISPHDAGTIYVSFRKDRLGDPTPHIFVSKDYGTTFTRIVNGLRDGEPVRVVREDTERKGLLYAGTETGVYVSYDAGAQWLPFRGNFPVVPVTDLQVKHGDLIAATEGRAFWILDDLSVLRQRADAIEKAAMHLYAPRAAVLAGGGGFGTPRNAGKNASYGAVINFRLAAAPDTASTLLLEFVDAKNAVVRSFATKGDSVNKLTVKPGLNSFNWNLRRAAPARLAGVLLFGAPGDGGARVVPGTYTVRLTMGSTVQSQKLEVKQDPRLDVPARVVAERDSVANLLSNRINEIHEAVLRVRDLKSQVQGYVTRAKETSAPDTIAKAGRTLTGKLGALDPKMTTKAGNGQDIINYANGINGQFGFLLGQVEGNSELTQPVKDRLVELEKLWQTLKAEVEQVETVDVNAFNALLQKYNVPGVIGAAKKKGPIA encoded by the coding sequence ATGCGTTTCCCCGCTCTTCTGACCCCGCTCGCCTGCGGCGTCCTCTTCCAGACCGCGCTCAGTCCGTCGGTGGCGAGCGCCCAGGCCCCGCGCGCGGCGGCTGGCCTCCCGGCACTCGACTCGACCACGTTTGCGGCCCTGTCGTGGCGCAATATCGGTCCGTTCCGGGGAGGCCGGTCGGTGGCGGCGGTGGGCCTGCCGTCGCAGCCACTCACGTACTTCGCGGGCTATACGGGCGGCGGACTGTGGCGCACCGACGATGCCGGCAACAACTGGCGCAACATCTCCGACGGTTTTTTCAAGACGGGATCGGTGGGGGCCATTGCCGTGGCGCCGAGCGACGAGAACGTGATCTACGTGGGCATGGGTGAGCACGCGATCCGTGGCCAGTCGTCGACGTACGGCGACGGCATGTACAAGAGCACCGATCAGGGGCGTACGTGGACGCACATCGGACTCGCCACGTCGCGGCAAATCTCGGCCGTGCGTGTGCACCCGAGCAATCCCGACGTGGTGTACGTCGCGGTGCAGGGCGATCGCTGGAAGGGCACGAGCGACCGCGGCATCTATCGCACGACCGATGGCGGCAAGACGTGGACGCAGCTGCTGAAGGGCGAGAACGCCTTCAGCGGTGCGAGCGACCTGTCGATGGACGCCACGAACCCGCGCATTTTGTACGCGGCGATGTGGGATCACCAGCGCACGCCGTGGATGGTGCGCAGCGGTGGTGCCGGTAGCGGTATCTGGAAGTCGGTGGACGGCGGCGACACGTGGAAGCGCAGTCAGGAAGGACTGCCGAAGCTGGTGGGCAAGATCGGTGTGTCAGTATCGCCGGCCAACCCCGATCGCGTGTACGCGATTGTGGAAGCGGAGAACGGTGGTGTATTCCGTAGCGACGATGCGGGCAAGACCTGGCGCCAGCAGTCGGGCGACCGTCTGATTCAGACGCGCTCGTGGTACTACATGAACGTCACGGCCGACCCGAAGAACGCCGATGTGGTGTGGGTGATGAACGCGCCGGTGATGAAGTCGATCGACGGCGGCCGCACCTTCGCGAATGTATCGGCCACGCACGGTGACAATCATCAGTTGTGGATCAATCCGACCAATCCGAACTATCTGATCAACGCAAACGATGGCGGCGCGTCGATCTCGCTGGACGGCGGCAAGAGCTGGAGCACGCAGGACAATCAGCCCACGTCGCAGTTCTATCACGTGGCGGTGGACGACGGCTTCCCGTACAAGCTGTACGGCGGTCAGCAGGACAACAGTTCGGTGATCATTCAGTCGCAGAGTGACGGTGGAAGCATCGGCATTCGCGAGTGGAATGAAGGCCCCGGCTGCGAGAGCGCCAACATGGGTGTGAGCGCCAAGAACCCGCGCTACATCTACGGCGGCTGCTATCAGGGACTGATCGACGAGATGGATGCGACGAACGGTTTGTCGCGCACGATCATGCCGTGGCCCGAGATGAATCTCACCGAGCCCACCGACAAGACGAAGTATCGGTTCAACTGGACGGCACCGATCGAAGTGTCGATGCACGACGACAAGGTCGTGTACCACGGCGGCAATGTGCTGTTCAAGACGACGACGCGCGGACAGAGCTGGACGCCGATCTCGGGCGACCTCACGCGCAACGACAAGACGCGCCAGGGTTGGGGCGGTGGTCCGATCACGAACGAAGGTGCCGGCGGCGAAGTGTACGCCACGATCGTCGTGATCGAAGAGTCTCCGCACGATGCCAACACGATGTACGTGGGCACCGACGACGGCCTCATTCAGCGCACGCGCGACGGCGGCAAGACGTGGACGAACATCACGCCGGCCTCGTGGGGCGATGGACTGGTGAACGAGATCGCGATCTCGCCGCACGATGCCGGCACGATCTATGTGTCGTTCCGAAAGGATCGCTTGGGTGATCCCACGCCGCACATCTTCGTGTCGAAGGACTACGGTACCACGTTCACGCGCATCGTGAACGGCTTGCGCGACGGCGAGCCGGTGCGCGTGGTGCGTGAAGACACGGAGCGGAAGGGACTGCTGTACGCTGGCACCGAAACAGGTGTGTATGTTTCGTACGACGCCGGCGCGCAGTGGCTGCCGTTCCGCGGCAATTTCCCCGTCGTCCCCGTCACGGACTTGCAGGTGAAGCACGGCGACTTGATCGCGGCCACCGAAGGTCGCGCGTTCTGGATTCTCGACGATCTCTCGGTGCTGCGTCAGCGCGCGGATGCGATCGAGAAGGCGGCGATGCACCTGTATGCACCGCGCGCGGCGGTGCTGGCTGGCGGCGGTGGGTTCGGCACGCCTCGCAACGCGGGCAAGAACGCGTCGTATGGTGCGGTGATCAACTTCCGCCTGGCCGCGGCGCCCGATACGGCAAGCACACTGCTGCTTGAATTCGTGGACGCCAAGAACGCCGTAGTGAGATCCTTCGCCACCAAGGGCGATAGTGTGAACAAGCTCACCGTGAAGCCAGGGCTCAACTCGTTCAACTGGAACCTGCGTCGTGCGGCTCCGGCGCGACTGGCTGGTGTCCTGCTGTTCGGCGCGCCGGGCGATGGTGGCGCGCGCGTGGTGCCTGGCACGTACACGGTGCGTCTCACGATGGGCAGCACGGTGCAGTCGCAGAAGCTCGAAGTGAAGCAGGATCCGCGGCTCGACGTGCCGGCGCGTGTGGTGGCCGAGCGGGACTCGGTGGCGAACCTGCTGTCGAACCGGATCAACGAGATTCACGAAGCTGTGCTGCGCGTGCGCGACCTGAAAAGCCAAGTGCAGGGTTACGTGACACGCGCCAAGGAAACGTCCGCACCGGACACCATCGCCAAGGCGGGTCGTACGCTCACCGGCAAGCTGGGCGCGCTCGATCCGAAGATGACGACGAAAGCCGGCAACGGGCAGGACATCATCAACTACGCCAACGGCATCAACGGCCAGTTCGGCTTCCTCCTCGGTCAGGTCGAGGGCAACAGCGAACTCACGCAGCCGGTGAAGGATCGGTTGGTGGAGCTCGAGAAGCTGTGGCAGACGCTCAAGGCCGAAGTGGAGCAGGTGGAGACGGTGGACGTGAACGCCTTCAACGCACTGCTGCAGAAGTACAACGTGCCGGGTGTGATCGGCGCGGCGAAGAAGAAGGGGCCGATTGCATGA